From the genome of Sulfurimonas paralvinellae:
CAATACCTGACATTGAAGTCGCGTAGTCAATATTGATCTTTCTCTGTGCCACTTCATTGCCGTCTACATCATAAACAATGATATTAAAAGCACCCGGTGTAACATTTAAAGGAGAATTCACCAAAGAACTCGTCGGACCAATGTCAGCTAAAACATTCGATGACATTTTGGTTGTTGCACTCTCGGCATAAAGATTATTCGTACTCTCGACCAAGCCTTTTGCAAAAGCATCCAAATCGGATACTACCTGTTGTAAAACGCCGTCTGTCGGCATGCCGCTAGTCGTATCGATTTTGCCTCCACGCAAATCAAAAAGCGCCCCTATCTTTCCATTTGTAACTTTCTCTTCAAAAGGAATCAAAACACCATCTTGTCTTTCATAACTCAGTGAATAAAAACCGAATTCATTATCTTCTTTTGAAATTTTGAGAGGATGGTACGAGCTGCCGTCTACGATATTAAAACCGTTCACACTCAATGTATAGCTTCCTGAACTTGTATTTGAGTTACTGTCTATTTGAATGTTCGACTCCAACTGTCCTTGTTTGACAGTAGCACCTATGAGCCGTGAGAGACTTCTTTCTATAACATTTCGTTTATCACGCAGATCATTAGCCTCATAGCCTCCACCAGCTTCCGCCACTTCAATGGAAATGTTCAAATCAGCCAGTTGCTTTGCCAAAGAGTTGACTTCATCGACATTAACAGCAAGCTGATCGTTTATCTGCATCTGAAGGTCTTTTACCTGAGCTTGTGTTTGACCAATATGTTTTGAGAGTGTTTCTGTCTGTTTTGCAAGGGCGACTTTTATGGCATCATTATCCGGATTATCGGCGAATGTCTGCCACATATTGTAATACTCCGCAAGATCAGCTTTAATGCCGACACCATCTATCTCTGGAAAATATGTAGAAAGCTCTTCAAGTGTCTGTTTTTCAAAATCGCTGTACTCTTTATCTGCCGAGACACCACTGTATCTGTCAAAAACAAAATTATCAAACACACGCTTGATATCTTCGATCTGCGTACCGTTACCTACTTGCCCTGGTCTGGTCTGCAGCGGCGTAGCTGCAGAAGTGATGACACGCTGTCTCGTATAGCCGTCTACTTCGGCATTTGAGATATTGTGTCCAGTTGTATTGATGCCGACCTGTGCTGCGTTTAAGCCGCTGTATCCAATGCCGAGTGTATTGAAAATCGATGCCATCTTATACTCTCACTTCCATGATAGTAGAATCTTTTGAGGCTACTTTTTGATAGCCCTGCATCTCTGTCGGGACAAGTCTTTCTAAAAAGCTGTTATAAAGATTGCTGACTGTGAGGACAAGTTTTGCATATTCTTTATTGACTTTATGAAGGTTGGAGAGTTCTGTTTTTAAATCTTCGAGTTGTTTATGCTGTTCTTCATTTAAAAGGTTTGGAAGTTCAATATCTGGATTTGATGTCATTAAGGATGATATCTCATGGTCAATCATCGCTTTTTTTGTTTCAAAGGCTTTAAGTTTTTCTTCTTTGAGTGACAGTCTGTCAAATTGAGGGTCATGTTCTGCTTTTTTTATATCTTCAATATCTGACTGAGTTATTTTAATCAAGTCTCGTAAATCTTCCAAAGTATTTTGTAAGTAATGAGAAAGCATCTCCAACCCCCGTATTTTATTATTGCTAAAGTAACTCGTCCGCCATTTTTTCAGCTAATGCCGACAAGTCAACTTTATACTCTCCGGCTTCTATAGCCTCTTTGAGTTTTTCTATTTTGTTCTGACTTCCGTCTTGCGACGTTGTCAACTTTGCGTTTGCCTTAACTTCTTTATTTTCATTCAAACTGTTTGCAAAAGCACTGCGAACAGCTGAAGAGTTGATATTTGAAATCATATTTTATCCTTCTACTCTGTAAAGTATTTCATTATACAGCTATATCGACAAAACTACGATTTTCTAAACCTAAATCGCAAATATTTTATGCCTTATCCCGGCTGAGATAATCATAAAGCATTTGTGAAAAACCAAAACTTCCCGCACTCGCTTTTGAAAGTTCATCTCTGTACATCGATTTGTATATCTTCTCCCCCGGATCTTTTTGTGATGAGAAAATATCTTTTTCATCTTTCATCGCATTGTCCAAAAGCATTTTGACAATGATAGCCTCAAAAGCATCCGTCTGTTTACGCAGTGCTTTATCCTCTGCGTGAGGATCGATTTTTGGTATATCTTTGTTCTGTGTCACAAGCTGTGCCTGAGCACTGAGAGCATTCAATCCATAATTCATTATATTACCTTCAGTTCAGCCGAGATACTGCCCGCACTTTTCATCGCTTCTAAAATAGAGATGATGTCCTTTGGTGTCGCTCCGAGTTTTTGCAGTGAACGAACAAGGTTGGCAACTGTCGTTGTCCCTTTTTTCGTATAGACCTCATTTTCATTCATGCCTATCACCAAATTATTATCGACTTTCATAGAACCGCTTGGCTGTGACGGGGTATCTTCTTCAACTATTTTAATAGTGATATCTCCATGTGTCAAGACAATAGGTCTGAGTTGTATATCTACTCCAGCAACGATAGTTCCAGTTTTTTCATTGATGATGATCTTTTTCTTCGGTTGATAGTTCATATCGATATTTTGAACTTCTGCCAAAAACTCGATCATCGAACGATTTTTCGGGCATTTTAGCTTAATGCTGCGTGAGTCCATCGCCACCGCTACTTGTGTGTTATAGTAAGCGTTGATGGCTTTTTGTACAGCCACGGCATTTTCAAAACCGGCATCCTTTAAAGAGAGGGTCGCATACTTTTGATGGAACATATCGATATTTATCTCACGCTCTATAAAACCGCCGTTAAATACGATCCCTGTTGTCGGATGCGTCTCTGCGCCGTTACCTCTTTGATTAAGCCCGCCGATGCTCAGCGGTCCCTGTGCCAATGCATAGATTTTCCCATCGACCCCTTTAAGCGGCGTCATCAGGAGTGTTCCTCCCTCAAGGCTTTTTGCATCACCGATGGAAGAGACCGTTACATCAAACTTGTCACCCTGACGTGCAAAAGGTTTCATTGTCGCTGTAACCACAACCGCCGCAACATTCTTTGATTTGATATCAATAGGATTCATATCTATGTTCATGGCTTTTAACATATTGGAGATAGACTGAAGTGTAAATTTTGAAGTCGTACCGTCACCCGTCTTTTTCAAACCCACAACCAAAGAGTAACCGATAATCTGATTTTCCCGAACACCTACAATGCTTGAGACATCATTGATCTTTGTTGCATGCAGTGCTGATAGAAAAAGTAAAAAAGTAAAAAGATATTTCATTTGCATAAATCCTTGCGCTATTGACAAGAATTTAGCAATTTTTATTCCACTTCAGGTGAGACGAGATAGGTTAAGGATGTATTACCGAATTTTTTGGACTTTTTAATGGAGTATACGCCTAGAGTCTGAGGAATCTCCAATCCCGTCATATGCTCTATGATAATCATCTCAACATTTTCAATCGGCAGTGATTTTATGAGTTGCATCGTCTTGTCATAGATATCTTCCATCCCTTCTCGAATGCTAAAAGGCGGATCTATATAGAAGTAGGCTTTTGTTTTGGCTTTTTTCAATCGTGCAACAACCTGCGTGATATTTTCAAAACTGTCACCCGCAAAGACTTCACACTCAGAAGGGTTTGTGAGTGAGATATTCTCTCGTAAGACCTTCACGGCATCCCTGTCTTTTTCCATAAAGTATATCTGTTTCGCTCCTCGGCTGAGTGCTTCAAGACCAATGGAGCCTGAACCCGAAAACACCTCAACAAACGTTGCACCTATGATGTCAAACTGCAATGTATTGAAAAAAGACTCCAGAACGATCGTTTTTGAACTGCGTGTCGTTGTTTTGGATGGCAACTGAAGAGTTTTTCCCTTATATTTTCCGGCGATGATTTTTTTTGTCAATTTTTTGGAACTATTTTTCATAAAATGCTTTTACTGCCCTTAAGATATTTGCCTGATACTCCTGCGTCAGGAACTCGATGCGTTTTTCTAAGATGGAAAAGTCCATTGATTCCTCTTCATCATACTCTTTTTTTATCTCCAATGCCTCTTCTTCTTTACCGTAAAGTTCTTCATATCTCTTCTCAAGAGCTAAAATAAGCTGTGATTTTGAAAAAGGTTTCTGCAAGTCTGCATCTGCTTCACTGCCAATATAAAAGCAGCGTTTATCTCCAAGACAGGCCTCATCTCGAATGATAATATCACACTTCTTCGAAGCACTCAAATATTTGTTCAAAAACAGTTCTAACGACTTTTGCAGCAGTGGTGATTGACACTCAACAGCAACTCTCATATTTATCCTTCCAGGTAGTACTCGATCGAGTACCGCAGATCATCATCCAGATTTTCCAAATGCAGCATCCACATCAGATAGCCTCTGTCATTGATGGCGATATCTTCAATGTATCTGCCACTATACTTGCCAAACGAAAACTTCTCAAGCAGCACATTCTCAAAACTGAGCCTGTTCATCTCTTCAAGCGTTGTCATCTGCGTGAGATAATCAAAAAGCAGTTTGATAACAGCGGCATCACTCAGTGCATGATGTGAAATCAAAGCATCTTTAATTCCACACTCTTCTTTGAGCTTTGCTTCATTTTTGTAAAGTTTCAGCTCATAATGCAAAAACTCCAGTGTAAATACTTCACACTCAGGAATAAGATGCTTCACGACTTTCAATGTATCTATAATTTTACCATGCCATATTAAACCGACATCTTGCAGTTTGTCCAGAACAAAAGCCATGTTATGGACTATGATGGTATTCTCTTCTCTGTTATGCTGCTCTAAAAAAGCATATGACTCACTCTCACGCAGAGCAGGTTTTTTGGCGATCATCTCATTGGTAATGTTGTGCAGTGCTGAAGCCGATGGAGGAATTTTCTTGCCTTCATTGACAAGTTCATAGTGGCTGCTCACACACTTTTCATCTTCAAAACAGAGCATACCCAAAGAGCATATCTTATCCTCTTTTTCATATCCCGTTGTCTCTATGTCTAAAAATATCAACATTTCACTATCCTGATGTTCTTGCATCGTCCCGTCATAAAGATGAACGAGAGATAGCCGCCTGCCAAGATAAAGCCATACAGTACATAGATATTAAACCAGTCAAAGAGTGCCTCATATGGTGTAAACAGATAAGTTGCAATGAGGGCGAGCACCATAAAACTTCCCACTATCCAGATAAGCAGCATAAACCATTTCCGCCAGACTTTTACGAGATTACCATAGCCGACAGGATCTATGTAACCCCTGCTTGGCTCATCTTCTTTGGCACATTTTTTAAGTCGCAGCACATATCCTGCGTGAGGACGATTGAAAAGATACTTGACACTTCGAAAAAGAGCAACGAGCAGAGCAAGATTCAAAGAGATAAAAAACCAGAAACGAAAAAGTTCCCAAAGGGCTGTTTTTATCTCCGGATCGAGAGCCGGCACTCCCTGTTTTATATAAAGCATGACAGTTATCAAAGATGCAAGGACAGCACCTAAAAAGAGATTGCATAAAACTACACGCAGTGCCCAAAAAAACCACAGTTCAAAATAAAATCTTTGCATTTAAAAACGCTCTAACATTCCGTGATAATGCTCTAAAGTCATAAAACTCTTCTCAAATCTGTAACGAAGAACAAACTCAACAATTCTCTCACGCAATGCTTCATCAACGCTCTCCACTCGACCAAAATAGGCAAGAGAGATGTTTTTACTCTTTACAGCAGCATTTTTATCATAGGCAATAGCTAAGATTTGTAGATATTTTCCTTCTTTTATCGCACCGAGATTCTCTTCTTGTAGAGATATTCCAGAGAGATTGATCGCTTTAAAATCAAAAAGATCTTCCACGTTTTTTACTTTTTCATCAATGCCAACCTGCTCAAAGAGTTCACGTAGACGTTCAAGATTTTTTTTTCGTGCAAGTTCATAAGAAGATATCTTATTTGTTAAGTTTTTTAGTCTCTCTAATGCTGAGCTCATCTTCTTTTAACTTCCCTTTAATACTAACATTTAGTTAATCGTAGTATAGCAAATTTAAGATATAATACCGCAATTTTATTAGACAAGTAAAGAGAAATATGGACTACTTAAAGATCAAAGGCAAAGCTGTACTTAACGGGAAGATACAAATCTCCGGTGCAAAAAATGCTTCACTTCCACTTATTGCGATGACCATTTTGGCAAAGAACAGTGTCTCAATTAAAAACCTGCCATCAGTTGCAGATATAAACACCCTGTTAAAACTTCTCTCAAATTTGGGAGCTGATTGTGAATTTTTAAAAGATCGAGTTATCGTAGATACATCTTCGATCAACGAAACAAAAGCAACCTATGATATTGTCAAAACGATGCGCGCTTCTATCTTAGTTTTAGGGCCGATACTAGCTCGTTTTGGACACTGTGAAGTTTCACTTCCGGGTGGCTGTGCCATTGGACAGCGTCCTATCGATCTGCATCTCAAAGCTTTAGAGCAGATGGGTGCAAAGATAGCGATAAAAGCCGGTTATATAGAGGCAAGAGCACCACAGGGACTGCAAGGTTGTGAGATCATCTTTGATAAGATTACAGTAACAGGAACAGCGAATATTGTTATGGCTGCAGCACTCGCCAAAGGTGAAACGACCATAGTCAATGCGGCGCGTGAGCCTGAAGTGGTCCAGCTCTGTGAAGTACTGCGTGATAGCGGCGTAGAAATAGAAGGTATCGGTACCGCAGTGTTAAAGATACAGGGCACAAATGGCGAACTTTTAAATATACCCGAGTTTAGCATCATTCCTGATAGAATCGAAGCAGGAACCTATCTCTGCGCAGGTGCTATAACACGATCCCAGCTCACTATCACCGATGCAGAACCGGAACATTTGGGTGCTGTTATTGCAAAACTTGAAGAGATGGGATTCACACTTGATGTTCAAAAAGAGACAATTACAATCTTCCCAACACAAACCATCAAACCTGTCAAGATCGTAACTCAGGAGTACCCTGCTTTTCCAACAGATATGCAGGCACAGTTCATGGCACTTGCAACGCAGGCAGATGGTGTTTCCATCATTGAAGAGCGTCTTTTTGAAAATAGATTCATGCATGTGAGTGAACTGCAGCGTATGGGTGCGGATATTTCCCTTAACGGACATACAGCAACCATCAACGGAAAGAGCGATTTAAGCGCCACAGATGTTATGGCAACCGATCTCAGAGCTTCAAGTGCATTGGTTTTAGCCGCTCTTGTAGCCAAGGGAGATACCAATGTACACCGTATCTATCATTTGGATCGCGGCTATGATTCCCTAGAAACAAAACTCAAGAACGTAGGAGTAGAGGTAAATAGACTTAAAGAAGGCCTCTAATCCTCTTCAAATATGATCATTTCATAGATGCTTTTTTTCGTTACAAGAGCTTTATCCGGTGAAACGGAACGGGCATTTTTCGCTGCTTCTACCTCATGACGAAGATTTGCTATCTCACGCTCCATCTCATCAACATTCTCTTTTAAGCGTAAAATAATATCTACACCTGCAAGGTTGACGCCAAGCTCACGCGTTAAGCGTAAAATCAACTTAATTCTGTCTATATCACGCTGTGAATAAAGTCGTATTCGCCCGTTTGAGCGTGAAGGTGTAATGAGATTTTCTCGCTCATACTGGCGCAGTGTCTGCGGGTGAATATCTAAGATCTTCGATACGATACTGATTAAGTATACCGGTTCATCGTAATGGTGCATATTCTACTCCTTTATTAGAGTGATTTTGGTAGTTTTTCTTTCATCAACTCTACCAAATCACTGTCTAAATCTTCAACTTTCGGGTTGACGATATTTGCTTTAAGGTAAAGATCACCTCGCTGTTTTGTTTTGCGGTTCATTGCACCCATCTCTTTCACACGGAAACGCTGTCCGTTCTTTGTATTTTGAGGAATTTTAAGTTTGATCTCTTTTTCCAATGTCTGTACAGATATCTTATCACCGAAGAGTGCTGCATAAAGCGGCACATCTATCGTTTTTACAAGATCATCTCCTTCTCTTTCATATTCAGGAGATGGAGCTACGGTGATTTTTAAGAACAGGTCACCCGCTCTTCCATTTTGCGCATGCCCTTTTCCTCTGACACGTAATTTTTCTCCACTCTTCACACCTGCAGGTATTTTGATATCAAAACGTTCTCCGTTGATAGATACAGAATGTGTTCCGCCGAGAATAGCCACATTAAATGGAATAGTGACTTTCGCTTCAATATCTAGATTTGGTTCCTGATGGAAACCACCTCCTCCGCCGAAGCCGCCAAATCCGCCGCTGCTGTATGATTGGCGACCGCCACCGCTGAAGCCGCCAAATCCACCACCGCCGCCGGAGAACATTTGACGAAGGATTTCATCAAGATCTACATTGCCTCCTTGCGATTGTGAGAAGTCATGGAAGTTTTGACCGCCGAACATTTGATCCCCAAACTGATCGTACTGCGCTTTTTTCTCTTTGTCACTCAAAACTTCATAAGCGGCATTTATCTCTTTGAATTTTTCTTCACAATCCGCTTCTTTACAAATATCAGGGTGATATTTTCTAGCTAACTTTCTATATGCTTTTTTAATCTCAGATTCACTTGCGTTCTCTGAAACTTCTAATGTCTCGTATAATGATTTGCTCATCTTTCTATCCTATAATTGTTAAGTTTATTTTCTTTAAGCAGAATTATATCATAAGAGTTGAGTGTATGTCAATCAACTATAAAGTATTTTTTAGAATTTTCTACTATCGGTAAATATAATAAAAAAGATATAAAAATTAAAAGAGTGATGGAGTTGCAAGGGCTGAAAGAGGAGGTGCACTCATGTGCCAGACGAAAGAAGCAACGCAGCAAATGCGTCGCTATTTTGATTTTTAGTGTAAGAAGTGGCGGATGTTTGAGAAGTATAAACTCATCCCATGCTCATTAGCTGCTTCGATAACCTCATCGTCACGGATACTTCCACCTGGTTCGATGACATTTTTCACACCGGCTGCAGCTGCAGCATCGATAGAGTCACGGAATGGGAAGAATGCTTCTGAAGCAAGTGCACAACCACTGACATCAAGACCCATCTCTTTTGCTTTTTTAAGTGCACACTGTGCAGCATCTACACGGCTTGTCATACCCATACCGACTGCTACCATTGCTGCATCTTTAACATAGACAACACAGTTTGATTTTGTCAAACTCGCTACTTTATAAGCGATCTCAAGATCTTTCATCTCTTCTGCGGTTGCTGCATTTTTAGAAACAAGTTTTGCATTTTTCACTTCATCATCATTGACTTTATCTGCATCTTGAAACACAAAGCCGCCATCGATATGTTTGAAATCTTTTTTATCATTGGCAAGAACAAGTTTATCATGTCCCATCTCAAAAAGCTTGATACGCTTCTTAGCAGCAAATACTTCCTGAGCTTCTTCAGTAATGCGACCTGCTATGATGACTTCAAGAAAAATTTCATTCATCTTCAGAGCAAGTTCTTTTGTAACAACACCATTGACAGCTACTACACCGCCAAATGCTGAGACAGGATCACATTTAAGTGCTTCCGTGTAAGCGTCAACTAAATTGTCACGAATGGCAAATCCACAAGGATTCCCGTGTTTTGTGATACAAACGGCATTGTCATCACCAAATGCAGAGGCAATCTTCACCGCACCGCTCAAGTCATTCAAGTTATTAAAACTCGCTTCGCCTTTAAGTGTTTTAAAATTATCAGAATAGTGTCTGTCAAATTCGTACAGCGCACCTTTTTGGTGTGGGTTTTCCCCATAACGCGTGTCCATCACTTTGTTACCGACGATAAACTGTTTCTCACCAAATCCTGAGTTGAAACGCTCGTTCATATAGTTGGCTATCATAGAGTCATACGCTGCAGTATGTTCATACGCTTTTATCATAAATCCGCGGCGGAACTCTTTTGTATTTTTTTCATTTTCAATTGCATCAATGACAACATCATAATCTTCAACATTTGTTACGATAATGACAGAATCAAAGTTTTTAGCAGCACTTCTTACCATTGCAGGTCCACCGATATCAATGTTTTCAATAATATCATCAAAGTCATCTGTACGTTCAATCGTCTCTTTGAACGGGTAAAGGTTGACACAAACCAAATCGATCGCTTCAACACCAAGTTCTTTTGCTTGGTCTAAATGACTCTGCTTATCTCTACGATGAAGGATACCACCGTGTACATATGGGTTCAAGGTTTTAACACGTCCCTCAAAACACTCAGGAAATTTTGTCACCTCATCAATCTCGATTGCCGCTACTCCCTGCTCACGCAGGAGTTTATATGTTCCGCCTGTTGAGATGATCTCGTATCCGTTTTTCACCAACGATTGACAAAACTCTACTACACCTGTTTTATCACTCACACTTACCAATGCTCTTTTTGCCACAGTACAATCCTCATAAAATAATTAGTATAAAATAATATCGAAAAAGAGATTATGAATTTATGAAATCTTTAAACAATTTATCGTATTATGTAAGTATGATGAATGATTTGGATTATAAGACATTGTTTGAGTCCGCAAATGTTGCCATGGCAGTTATTGAGCAGGATTCATCAATATCTTTGGTAAATAAAACAGTTTTAGAAATGTTTCAAATACAAGAGAGTGAGGTTATCGGCACATCCTTTCTTCAATGGATATATGAAGAAGATCGTGACTTTTTGAAGACAAATCATCAAAAAAGAATGCAGGGAGACGACGCTGCACTTCCTAAGAGTTATGAAGTCAGAATGCTACATCAGGACTCTATCATCTGGGTTTCTCTGTATGTTCGTTACATCAAAGAACTTAACAAGTCCATTGTCAGTTTTACCGATATTACTTACATCCATAATACAGAAGAGCAGCTTCAAGAACAGCTCAATGCACAAAATGCTCTTCTGTCTGCCATACCCGACTTGATGTTTGAGCTCTCCTTAGAGGGTGTTTACCTGAATATCTGGGCACACAATTCACAGGAACTGACTGCAAACAAAGAGCTACTTCTAGGAAAAAAAGTCACTGATGTACTTGAAGAATCTGCTGCACAGAAAGTTATGCAGGCTATCGAAATAGCATATAAAAAAGGAAGCTCATTTGGAGAACAGATCCAACTCAAAACACCAAGTGGAGATCTTTGGTTCGAGCTCTCATCGAGCAAGAAAGAGAATCTTAACAGTGAAGCAACTGTCATTATGCTCTCAAGAAACATTACCGATAGAAAAGAGTTGGAGATGAAACTCTTACACCTTTCCCGCCATGATTCTTTGACAAATCTTTACAACAGAAGAACACTCGAAACACTCTTACAAAAAGAACTGCATCGTTCCCAAAGATACAAAACACCGTTGAGTATCTGTATGCTTGACATCGACTTCTTTAAAAAGATAAATGACACCTATGGACACGCTACTGGAGATGATGTACTTAAAAAATTGGCAGATGTACTTAGAGAAAGCCTGCGTGATACAGACTATGTAGGACGGTATGGAGGAGAAGAGTTCGTTATTGCCTTACCTGACACCTCTTTAAACGATGCAGTGGAATTTGCCCAACGTCTACGAAAAAAAGTTGCAGCAATATCCTGTCATCCTGAAGAAAAAGAGAGTTTCAATATAACCATCAGTCTTGGTGTAGCTGAGCTAAACAGTGAAAATAATACCGTAGATAAAATACTTGAAGCTGCGGACAGTGCCATGTACAGGGCGAAAGAGAGTGGAAGAAATTGCGTAAAAATATAGCTATCCTCTGTTCGGGAGGTGATGTTTCAGGAATGAATCCTGCACTTAAACATTTTGTCGAGTATGCTCTAAAAAACTCCCTGAATCCTTTTTTTGTCTATGACGGTTATGAAGGTTTAATTGACGACAAAATAGACAAGGCTTCTTACTGTGACGTAGCAGGCATCATAAACAAAGGCGGCACAAAAATAGGCTCCTCACGCAGCAGACGTTTTATGCAAAAAAAGTACAGAGCCATTGCTAAGCAAAACCTCGATCACCATAATATAGAAATGCTCGTCGTTCTTGGAGGAGACGGTTCATTTCGCGGAATGGACATCTTTTATAAAGAGCATGGCGTGAAATTCTGCGGCATTCCTTCCACGATTGACAATGATATAGCCGGAACTTCCTACTGTCTAGGTGTTGATACCTCACTCAACATCATACGAACCGCCATCGATGCCATTCGAGACACTGCATCTTCATTTGGACGTGCTTTTGTCATTGAAACAATGGGGAGAGAATGCGGTTATCTCGCACTTGTCTCGGCACTTACTTCCGGTGCAGAGCTGTGTCTCATCCCTGAAGTTCCTTATAATTTAGAACAGTATGAAGAAAGTTTTAAAAACCAGATAGCAGCGGGTAGAAAATATTTTCTCGCCATAGTATCCGAAGGTATCAAAGAAGATGTAAGAGAGATTGCCCAATGGTTTGAGGAAAAAGTCGGCATTGAAGCAAGGGTCACCATTTTAGGCCATATGCAAAGAGGCGGCAACCCAACTGTTTACGACAGGCTCATGGCATACAAATTTGTATCTCACGCAATAGACGGCCTTTTAAATGAACAGCATGACAGTGTCATCTGTTACAATGACGGCGGCTTCACGCATAAAAGCATTCAGGATGTCGCGTTTCAAAAATATCAGCTCGACAGCGAATTGCTTTGCCACTTACAGGATTTATACAATGTATAAACTCAGTTACTATGTACCGGAAGTTGCTAAAGAGAAAACGAAATCCGCTCTCTTTGCAGCGGGTGCAGGTATGTTTGAGAACTATGAAAATTGTTCCTTTGAAACTTTGGGGCAGGGACAGTTTAAACCTATAGGCAATGCAAATCCTTACATTGGTAAAAAAGGTGTCATTGAATATGTCGCAGAGTATAAAGTTGAAATGATATGTCGTGATGAGTTGATAAAAAAAGCGGTAGAGGTTTTAAAAGAAGCACACCCCTATGAAGAGGTGGCTTATGAGGTGATCAAGCTAGAAGATTTCTAGAAGTCACCTTGTGCAGCACGTGAAGGGATTTCTTCCATCGCAGTTTTAACTTTTGCTGCAAGTTCACCCATTTTTTCAGGAAGTGGATATCCACCGTGAATTGCAAGATTCAAGTCCATAGTAATAAGGTATGCACTACCGTCACCGTATTGAACATACATAATTCTACAAGGCATAAATCCACCGAAGTATCTAGAGTGATTCAAGAAAACTTTAGCAATATACAGTGAGCATAAAGAGAAGATTCTCGCTTCTTTAACCTCTGTAGGTTTTGCGTCTTCTTTTGTGAACATTTTCACATAGCCGGTTACACGCATATTGTACTCTTCTGCCAATGCATTGATAGATTCTTTTACATCATCACCTGTAATATCTTCAGCAACTTTGTACTCTTTCATCATCGCTTTAGCCGGGTCACCATCTTCTACAACTTTTGTGAACATTTCATCATATGCCGCCATAGCACCGTCATCTAGCTTGTGTTGACCAGTTACAGCTGTCCAACCCATATGCATTGTAGAACACCCTGTTGCAAAAAATGCAAAACTCGCTGCTATTAAT
Proteins encoded in this window:
- the flgK gene encoding flagellar hook-associated protein FlgK; this translates as MASIFNTLGIGYSGLNAAQVGINTTGHNISNAEVDGYTRQRVITSAATPLQTRPGQVGNGTQIEDIKRVFDNFVFDRYSGVSADKEYSDFEKQTLEELSTYFPEIDGVGIKADLAEYYNMWQTFADNPDNDAIKVALAKQTETLSKHIGQTQAQVKDLQMQINDQLAVNVDEVNSLAKQLADLNISIEVAEAGGGYEANDLRDKRNVIERSLSRLIGATVKQGQLESNIQIDSNSNTSSGSYTLSVNGFNIVDGSSYHPLKISKEDNEFGFYSLSYERQDGVLIPFEEKVTNGKIGALFDLRGGKIDTTSGMPTDGVLQQVVSDLDAFAKGLVESTNNLYAESATTKMSSNVLADIGPTSSLVNSPLNVTPGAFNIIVYDVDGNEVAQRKINIDYATSMSGIAGSNSIEGQIKAVVDDNGDSNANNDIDDFITYNFQTAADGTLRLELGIDPQSESMGYTFAIKDELTSEKFASGSNFAGALGLHRFFDGDNAQNIKLNTELSDNPTKIHAGFSSAAGDNRIALNMIQQQFESYKFDVGNQEYDTTVYGMFDITATYVGISTNAAITRNDTVTAQFNSTELEYNSVSKVSIDEEMTNLIKYQTSYGAAAKVITTVDQMMQTLLGIKQ
- the flgM gene encoding flagellar biosynthesis anti-sigma factor FlgM, which translates into the protein MISNINSSAVRSAFANSLNENKEVKANAKLTTSQDGSQNKIEKLKEAIEAGEYKVDLSALAEKMADELL
- a CDS encoding rod-binding protein — protein: MNYGLNALSAQAQLVTQNKDIPKIDPHAEDKALRKQTDAFEAIIVKMLLDNAMKDEKDIFSSQKDPGEKIYKSMYRDELSKASAGSFGFSQMLYDYLSRDKA
- a CDS encoding flagellar basal body P-ring protein FlgI, yielding MKYLFTFLLFLSALHATKINDVSSIVGVRENQIIGYSLVVGLKKTGDGTTSKFTLQSISNMLKAMNIDMNPIDIKSKNVAAVVVTATMKPFARQGDKFDVTVSSIGDAKSLEGGTLLMTPLKGVDGKIYALAQGPLSIGGLNQRGNGAETHPTTGIVFNGGFIEREINIDMFHQKYATLSLKDAGFENAVAVQKAINAYYNTQVAVAMDSRSIKLKCPKNRSMIEFLAEVQNIDMNYQPKKKIIINEKTGTIVAGVDIQLRPIVLTHGDITIKIVEEDTPSQPSGSMKVDNNLVIGMNENEVYTKKGTTTVANLVRSLQKLGATPKDIISILEAMKSAGSISAELKVI
- the rsmD gene encoding 16S rRNA (guanine(966)-N(2))-methyltransferase RsmD; this translates as MKNSSKKLTKKIIAGKYKGKTLQLPSKTTTRSSKTIVLESFFNTLQFDIIGATFVEVFSGSGSIGLEALSRGAKQIYFMEKDRDAVKVLRENISLTNPSECEVFAGDSFENITQVVARLKKAKTKAYFYIDPPFSIREGMEDIYDKTMQLIKSLPIENVEMIIIEHMTGLEIPQTLGVYSIKKSKKFGNTSLTYLVSPEVE
- a CDS encoding exonuclease domain-containing protein, translating into MLIFLDIETTGYEKEDKICSLGMLCFEDEKCVSSHYELVNEGKKIPPSASALHNITNEMIAKKPALRESESYAFLEQHNREENTIIVHNMAFVLDKLQDVGLIWHGKIIDTLKVVKHLIPECEVFTLEFLHYELKLYKNEAKLKEECGIKDALISHHALSDAAVIKLLFDYLTQMTTLEEMNRLSFENVLLEKFSFGKYSGRYIEDIAINDRGYLMWMLHLENLDDDLRYSIEYYLEG
- the murA gene encoding UDP-N-acetylglucosamine 1-carboxyvinyltransferase; this translates as MDYLKIKGKAVLNGKIQISGAKNASLPLIAMTILAKNSVSIKNLPSVADINTLLKLLSNLGADCEFLKDRVIVDTSSINETKATYDIVKTMRASILVLGPILARFGHCEVSLPGGCAIGQRPIDLHLKALEQMGAKIAIKAGYIEARAPQGLQGCEIIFDKITVTGTANIVMAAALAKGETTIVNAAREPEVVQLCEVLRDSGVEIEGIGTAVLKIQGTNGELLNIPEFSIIPDRIEAGTYLCAGAITRSQLTITDAEPEHLGAVIAKLEEMGFTLDVQKETITIFPTQTIKPVKIVTQEYPAFPTDMQAQFMALATQADGVSIIEERLFENRFMHVSELQRMGADISLNGHTATINGKSDLSATDVMATDLRASSALVLAALVAKGDTNVHRIYHLDRGYDSLETKLKNVGVEVNRLKEGL